GCGGGCGTGGCGCTTCCTGGCCGAGCTGTTGGCGCGGCGGGGCAAGGTGCGCTCCGCCGAGCGGCTCTTGAAGCGGGGCCTGGAGCAGGTGCCCGAGGCGGCGGTGCTTCGCGAGCCGTTGCCCACGCCCGCCCCGGCCGCGGATCCGAACGCCGCGCTGATTGAACAGGTGGTGGAGCTGCTGGGCCGCAGCCGCAACCGCGAGGCCCTGACGCTCGTGCGCGAGGCGCAGGGCAAGGGCGTGCGCTCGTTGACCCTCAAGCTCCTGGAGGCCAAGGCCTGCGAGTCCCTGCTCCGGCCGGATGAGGAGGGGGCCATCCATGCTTATGAAGAGGCGATGGGGATGGATCCCAAGGCGTGGGAGGCGTGCAACGATCTGGGCCTGTTCCTGCTGCGGCGGGGCCAGCGGTATGCGGCGCGCGCCATCGAGGTGCTGCGGGAGGCCCGGCGGCGGGCGCCCACCCGGCCCGAGCCGGTCTTCAACCTGGCGGTGGCGTGCTCCAAGGGCGGAAAGTCCACCGAGAGCGCCGAGCTGGCGCGGCAGCTCGTGAGCACCCTGCCTCCGGAACATCCCTTCCACGGCCATGCCCGGGCCCTGCTCCAGAAGCTGGGCGAGGCCTGAGCGGGCACGGGCGCCTCACCTGGACCAGAGCAGCTCCAGCTCGAGTTCGATGGCTTCGAAGGGCTCGGCGCGTACCCGCTGCTCGCCGGAGAAGGAATCGACCAGGAGCCACAGGCTGCCTTGGAGTCGGAAGATGTCGAGCGTGTGGGCCAGCGGGTCCACGTGCCACATGTGCCGGACCCCTTCCCGGGCGTAGATGCGCTGCTTGGGGCCCTTGCCCCTCTGCCGCGTGCGTTCGGAGAGAATCTCGCACACCCAGTCCGGGGCGAGGTCGTAGTGCGCCGGGGCGTCATTCCCACCGAGGGCGTCCGGCAGGCGCTCACGCCTCCATCCCGCGAGATCTGGCACGAGCTTGTCCGGGCGTGGTCCGAGGTGCAGCTCCGGCTCGACGATGATGACCCACCCGCCCGGTCCGCCCCTGCCAAGCTTGAAGGGCACCGTGATGAGGCCACTCAGGTTCGACGCCACATTGGCATGCGGACGGGCGGGGCGAGGGCTGACGTGCAACTCCCCGTCGAGGATCTCCGCCACCATCTCCGGCGGAGACGCCTGGAAGGCCGCCTCCACGGATGGGTCATTGCGCTCGGTGGAGTCGGTGTCTGGTGGGTCGCGGGGGGACATGAGGGAAGAATTCAGCATGGCCCCCGGCTCGTGCAACACCGGGGCCGAGAAACCGTGCTCTCCTCCCGCCGAGCGCCCCCATTGTCGTTTGAAGGTGTTGCGGTGCGCGGCTCACCAGTCGCGCCACTCCTGGACCGCCCGTTGCCGCTCGGCCCGCGGACCCGCGGGCTGGAAGTGGAGTCACGTGTGCCTGAGTCGGTGAGTGGTGACGATGCC
Above is a window of Cystobacter fuscus DNA encoding:
- a CDS encoding tetratricopeptide repeat protein; the encoded protein is MPSLGEMLAMGQVKQAAVLANQRLSRNPNDGEALVALAKVSLVEGDGARAESLLQQAAVHGSQRDVALVRGALALQREDWEAARTLYLPLAAQGDERPEVWYGLGVALMRLGHVEAAREALERAVTLEPQQPSLRFELGRAWAMVDRVRPAVRQFVCCLRLDARDARAWRFLAELLARRGKVRSAERLLKRGLEQVPEAAVLREPLPTPAPAADPNAALIEQVVELLGRSRNREALTLVREAQGKGVRSLTLKLLEAKACESLLRPDEEGAIHAYEEAMGMDPKAWEACNDLGLFLLRRGQRYAARAIEVLREARRRAPTRPEPVFNLAVACSKGGKSTESAELARQLVSTLPPEHPFHGHARALLQKLGEA
- a CDS encoding Uma2 family endonuclease, which gives rise to MLNSSLMSPRDPPDTDSTERNDPSVEAAFQASPPEMVAEILDGELHVSPRPARPHANVASNLSGLITVPFKLGRGGPGGWVIIVEPELHLGPRPDKLVPDLAGWRRERLPDALGGNDAPAHYDLAPDWVCEILSERTRQRGKGPKQRIYAREGVRHMWHVDPLAHTLDIFRLQGSLWLLVDSFSGEQRVRAEPFEAIELELELLWSR